The following coding sequences lie in one Anguilla anguilla isolate fAngAng1 chromosome 14, fAngAng1.pri, whole genome shotgun sequence genomic window:
- the pigo gene encoding GPI ethanolamine phosphate transferase 3, producing MKRLPILALLLWVCAVFYVGIFLFVGGFLLVRLEVNRSSSCDDLLTPGDEGAQDFCRGEPRFRRAVVLIIDALKIDFARFDARNSAPKPYENKLPVLEEVMSSLPAHSRLYTFRADPPTTTMQRIKGFTTGSLPTFIDVGNNFASSAILEDNLVHQLGQAGKRVVFMGDDTWESLFPKKFHRSLPFPSFNVKDLHTVDDGILQHLYPTMEGSDWDVIIAHFLGVDHCGHRFGPDHPAMADKLTQMDEVIRSVIGRLENDTLLVVMGDHGMTDTGDHGGESLKETDAALFLYSPAPTFPAPGAQAEPEVVPQTDLVPTLALLLGIPVPYSNIGQVLLPLFPPDPPPSAGAPSHLSQAEALWINAKQVSRFLETYTQMAKDIPPEVLSVLREDFSRISSEYRSSARRGAPPSPELVAALQGYLTAVRDTCRASWARFHPAKMAAGLAVLAAACALCLAVSELGEVGSLWGPLATGAGLAVGVAAAQLVTGGHADASWCLAAFALSSQLLFLRRAWHAARRGGPKGGAGRRALLPQLSAALLVLLLRCASLLSDSYVIAEGRVATFLLFSLGVYVPLRLNWDGLLLPPVGPDPQKPLGLHPSPTLSPSAVRRESGTLLACVAVLAGSLFLSLSFHGCRDEQGSCEPSAFLAPLSRLRDSRLRNLHYLLSVASLAAWTYALRRWLRHYGNLNRAGPAAVAARWLLPSAAVCLALHWAVGSTPEESFRGLAQLIGLALLALPRAAFALLGLGAALLWLDPLTVFLKTRQPAPPLAAPAVPPRYRASTGISPQAELHHLIPQLYQRMRRSLADGEPAGAPDGDGRPAVEAYGLGTVYSAPLLLHWGLLGLGLLLLHPEGMALSFLLLLLEAAALLQLHASSTSLALLQGAHAGGFGVPWTPVVLWALAALQFFHATGHLPTFPSIQWGAAFVGFPQGHTGTVLPATLVTLNTFASHILFAVGCPLLLFWPLVCEVRGGRRGRGSGLGPGEGEEGEDAVMEMRLREKPQQFSSALLQLAARYLFIHGAQVLASAFGAAILRRHLMVWKVFAPKLMFEASGFLVTSAFLLLGLALVMRVDVAVSRWFERLLPEQSR from the exons ATGAAGAGGCTCCCCATACTCGCGCTGCTCCTGTGGGTGTGCGCAGTGTTCTACGTGGGGATCTTCCTGTTCGTGGGTGGCTTCCTCCTGGTGCGGCTGGAGGTGAACCGGAGCAGCTCCTGCGATGACCTCCTGACCCCGGGGGACGAGGGGGCGCAGGACTTCTGTCGAGGGGAGCCCCGGTTCCGGAGGGCCGTGGTCCTGATCATCGACGCCCTGAAGATCGACTTCGCCCGCTTCGACGCCCGCAACTCCGCCCCCAAGCCCTATGAGAACAAGCTGCCCGTGctggaggaagtgatgtcatcgctGCCGGCCCACTCCAGGCTGTACACCTTCAGAGCAGACCCCCCGACCACCACCATGCAGCGCATCAAAGGCTTCACCACCGGCTCCCTGCCCACCTTCATCGACGTGGGTAACAACTTCGCCTCCAGTGCCATCCTGGAGGACAATCTGGTGCACCAGCTGGGCCAAGCCG GCAAGCGCGTGGTGTTCATGGGGGACGACACCTGGGAGAGCCTCTTCCCCAAGAAGTTCCACCGCTCTCTGCCCTTCCCTTCCTTCAATGTCAAAGACTTGCACACTGTGGACGACGGGATCCTGCAGCACCTGTACCCCACCA tggagGGCAGTGACTGGGATGTGATCATCGCTCACTTCCTGGGTGTGGATCACTGCGGACACCGTTTTGGGCCGGATCATCCCGCAATGGCTGACAAGCTCACCCAAATGGACGAGGTCATCAG GTCTGTGATTGGTCGCCTGGAGAACGACACGCTGCTGGTGGTCATGGGGGATCACGGGATGACGGACACCGGCGACCACGGGGGCGAGAGCCTGAAGGAGACGGACGCCGCCCTCTTCCTctacagccccgcccccaccttcCCCGCCCCTGGAGCACAG GCGGAGCCCGAGGTGGTGCCCCAGACGGACCTGGTGCCCACgctggccctgctgctgggcATCCCCGTCCCCTACAGCAACATCGGCCAGGTCCTCCTGCCCCTCTTCCCCCCGGACCCGCCTCCGAGTGCAGGTGCACCGTCCCATCTCAGCCAGGCGGAGGCGCTGTGGATTAACGCCAAGCAG gtGAGCCGTTTCCTGGAGACCTACACCCAGATGGCCAAAGACATTCCGCCGGAGGTCCTGTCCGTCCTGCGGGAGGACTTCTCCCGGATCTCCTCGGAGTACCGGAGCTCCGCCCGCAGAGGAGCCCCGCCCTCGCCGGAGCTGGTCGCCGCCCTGCAGGGCTACCTGACGGCCGTGCGGGACACCTGCCGCGCCTCCTGGGCTCGCTTCCACCCCGCCAAGATGGCCGCCGGGCTCGCCGTCCTGGCGGCGGCCTGCGCGCTCTGCCTCGCCGTCTCCGagctgggggaggtggggtccCTGTGGGGCCCGCTGgcgacgggggcggggctggcggtgggcgtggccgcGGCGCAGCTGGTCACCGGGGGTCACGCGGACGCCTCCTGGTGCCTGGCCGCGTTCGCCCTGTCCTCCCAGCTTCTGTTCCTGCGGAGGGCGTGGCACGCCGCCCGGAGGGGCGGGCCCAAGGGCGGGGCCGGCCGGAGGGCGCTCCTCCCCCAGCTCTCGGCCGCCCTCCTGGTGCTGCTCCTCCGCTGCGCCTCCCTGCTGTCGGACAGCTACGTGATCGCCGAGGGGCGGGTGGCCACCTTCCTGCTCTTCTCCCTGGGCGTCTACGTCCCGCTGCGCCTCAACTGGGACGGGCTGCTGCTGCCCCCCGTGGGGCCCGACCCCCAGAAGCCCCTGGGGCTGCACCCGTCGCCCACGCTGTCGCCCTCGGCGGTGCGGCGGGAGAGCGGGACGCTCCTGGCCTGCGTGGCGGTGCTGGCGGGCTCGctcttcctctcgctctccttccACGGCTGCCGGGACGAGCAGGGCTCCTGCGAGCCGTCGGCCTTCCTGGCGCCGCTGTCCCGGCTGCGGGACAGCCGCCTGCGCAACCTGCACTACCTCCTGTCCGTGGCCTCGCTGGCCGCCTGGACCTACGCCCTGCGCCGCTGGCTCCGTCACTACGGCAACCTGAACCGGGCGGGCcccgcggcggtggcggcgcgCTGGCTCCTCCCCTCGGCGGCCGTGTGCCTGGCTCTGCACTGGGCCGTGGGCTCCACGCCGGAGGAGAGCTTCCGCGGCCTGGCCCAGCTCATCGGCCTGGCCCTGCTGGCCCTCCCCCGGGCCGCCTTCGCCCTGCTGGGCCTGGGCGCGGCCCTGCTCTGGCTGGACCCGCTGACGGTGTTCCTGAAGACGCGGCAGCCGGCCCCCCCGCTGGCGGCGCCCGCCGTGCCGCCCCGCTACCGGGCCAGCACGGGCATCAGCCCGCAGGCGGAGCTGCACCACCTGATCCCGCAGCTGTACCAGCGCATGCGCCGCTCCCTGGCGGACGGCGAGCCGGCGGGGGCCCCCGACGGCGACGGCAGGCCCGCCGTGGAGGCCTACGGCCTGGGCACGGTCTACTCGGCCCCCCTGCTGCTCCACTGGGGcctgctggggctggggctgctCCTGCTGCACCCCGAGGGCATGGCGCTCTccttcctgctcctgctgctggaggccgccgccctgctgcagctgcacgcctcctccacctccctggccctcctgcagggggcgcacgCGG gcgggTTTGGCGTGCCCTGGACCCCGGTTGTGCTGTGGGCGCTGGCCGCCCTCCAGTTCTTCCACGCCACGGGACACCTGCCCACCTTCCCCTCCATCCAGTGGGGAGCGGCCTTCGTGGGTTTCCCCCAGGGCCACACCGGCACTGTCCTGCCCGCCACGCTGGTCACCCTCAACACCTTCGCCTCTCACATCCTCTTCGCAg tgGGCTGTCCTCTGCTGCTGTTCTGGCCTCTGGTGTGTGAGGTGCGGGGgggccggcgggggcggggctcggggtTGGGGCCAggcgagggggaggagggagaggacgCTGTCATGGAGATGAGGTTGAGAGAGAAGCCCCAGCAGTTCTCCTccgccctgctgcagctggccgCTCGATATCTCTTCATCCACGGAGCGCAG GTTCTGGCGTCTGCCTTTGGCGCGGCCATACTGAGGAGGCATCTAATGGTGTGGAAGGTCTTTGCACCCaa GCTGATGTTTGAGGCCTCCGGCTTCCTGGTGACCAGCGCGTTCCTGCTCCTGGGCCTGGCGCTGGTGATGCGGGTGGACGTGGCGGTCAGCCGCTGGTTTGAGAGGCTCCTCCCCGAGCAGTCCAGGTAG
- the LOC118212103 gene encoding occludin-like gives MSSKPNGSPPPYDNELHGSRDLYVGDVPPQPAYSYYPDDEFLHYYRWTSPPGVIKIVAVIIIILCVAIFACVASTLAWDTQYGLSGFGGGIGGGYGGGYGGGYGDSYGGGGGYGGGYGAGGSFGGYGGGYGGGNAYGYGSIGGNYNDPRKGKGFMIAMAAICFIAVMVIFILLVSRQKRARSRRFYLAIIIISAILAFLMIIATIVYLVAVNPMAQTGSSYSLQLQGLCAQYQQPQVSGVLMNQYLYHYCVVEPQEAIAIVFGFLVAAGLIIILVFAVKTRQKIGNHGKENILWERVKIVGEPQPEGIEEWVNNVSGAPGGGLSEYPVKLAGSRSYLDDNSTDYAKPPYTPELPAEEVPLQSMPFSSGSEPASSVAKPKKRRARRPRAADGQDYETDYSTGDELDDNDFDREFPPIYAEKDRNDYKHEFDKDHQEYKALQAELDSINKDLSAVDRELDDMEEGSPQYLDAMDEYDRLKAIKRSPDYKMKKQRCKYLKAKLNHIKMRVSEFDRS, from the exons ATGTCTTCAAAACCAAATGGGAGCCCGCCtccttatgacaatgaatt GCATGGAAGCAGGGATCTCTATGTGGGGGACGTCCCGCCCCAGCCGGCCTACTCCTACTACCCCGACGACGAGTTCCTGCACTACTACCGCTGGACGTCCCCGCCCGGAGTGATCAAAATCGTGGcggtcatcatcatcatcctctgCGTGGCCATCTTCGCCTGCGTGGCCTCCACCCTGGCCTGGGACACCCAGTACGGCCTGTCGGGCTTCGGTGGCGGAATCGGAGGGGGGTACGGAGGGGGGTACGGAGGGGGGTATGGGGACAGctacgggggcgggggcgggtacGGGGGCGGGTATGGAGCGGGCGGAAGCTTCGGAGGGTACGGAGGGGGCTACGGCGGGGGGAACGCCTACGGCTACGGCTCGATCGGCGGCAACTACAACGATCCCAGGAAGGGGAAGGGCTTCATGATCGCCATGGCGGCCATCTGCTTCATCGCCGTGATGGTGATCTTCATCCTGCTGGTGTCGCGGCAGAAGAGAGCCAGGTCGCGGCGCTTCTACCtggccatcatcatcatcagcgcCATCTTGGCCTTCCTCATGATTATAGCCACCATCGTCTACCTGGTGGCCGTCAACCCCATGGCTCAGACCGGCTCGTCCTACAGCCTTCAGCTCCAGGGCCTGTGTGCCCAGTACCAGCAACCGCAGGTCTCGGGAGTCTTAATGAACCAGTACCTGTACCACTACTGCGTGGTGGAGCCCCAGGAG GCTATTGCCATCGTGTTTGGGTTCCTGGTGGCCGCTGGATTGATCATCATTTTGGTCTTCGCTGTGAAGACGCGTCAGAAGATCGGGAACCATGGAAAGGAGAACATCCTGTGGGAACGTGTGAAAATAGTGGGCGAGCCCCAGCCGGAAGGCATTGAggagtgg GTAAACAACGTGTCCGGGGCGCCCGGAGGAGGACTGAGCGAGTACCCCGTGAAGCTGGCGGGCTCGCGGAGCTACCTGGACGACAACAGCACAGACTACGCCAAGCCGCCCTACACCCCAGA acTGCCCGCGGAGGAGGTGCCCCTGCAGAGCATGCCATTCAGCAGCGGCTCGGAACCGGCCAGCTCCGTGGCCAAGCCGAAAAAGAGGCGGGCCCGAAGGCCCCGCGCTGCCGATGGACAGGACTACGAGACGGACTACAGCACGGGCGACGAGCTGGACGACAACGACTTCGACCG CGAGTTCCCACCCATCTACGCTGAGAAGGACAGGAATGACTACAAGCACGAGTTTGACAAAGACCACCAGGAGTACAAGGCCCTCCAGGCGGAGCTGGACAGCATCAACAAGGACCTGTCGGCGGTGGACCGGGAGCTGGACGACATGGAGGAGGGCAGCCCGCAGTACCTG GATGCTATGGATGAATATGACCGACTGAAAGCCATAAAAAGG TCTCCAGATTACAAGATGAAAAAACAGAGGTGCAAGTACCTGAAGGCCAAATTGAACCACATCAAGATGAGGGTCAGTGAGTTTGACAGATCGTAG